One stretch of Castor canadensis chromosome 12, mCasCan1.hap1v2, whole genome shotgun sequence DNA includes these proteins:
- the Tmem178a gene encoding transmembrane protein 178A isoform X2, whose amino-acid sequence MAVAVLLCGCIVATVSFFWEESLTQHVAGLLFVMAGIFCTISLCTYAASISYDLNRLPKLIYSLPADVEHGYSWSIFCAWCSLGFIVAAGGLCIAYPFISRTKIAHVKSGRDSTV is encoded by the exons ATGGCTGTGGCTGTCCTGCTGTGTGGCTGCATCGTGGCTACGGTCAGCTTCTTCTGGGAGGAGAGTCTGACTCAGCATGTGGCTGGGCTCCTGTTCGTCATGGCAG ggatattttgcaccATCTCCCTCTGCACATATGCTGCCAGTATCTCTTACGATTTGAACCGGCTCCCGAAGCTAATTTACAGCCTGCCTGCTGATGTGGAACATGGCTACAGCTGGTCTATCTTCTGTGCCTGGTGCAGCTTAGGTTTTATTGTGGCAGCTGGAGGTCTCTGCATCGCTTATCCTTTTATTAGCCGGACCAAGATCGCACATGTAAAGTCTGGCAGGGACTCTACAGTATGA